The following nucleotide sequence is from Eremothecium cymbalariae DBVPG#7215 chromosome 6, complete sequence.
TCGACCTAAAGGGAATTCCACCATTGCCAGCTGGTGAGCCTGTTTTGGAAGCTATCTTCGAAGTTGATGCCAACGGTATCTTGAAGGTTACTGCTGTTGAGAAGTCCACTGGTAAGACCGCTAATATTACTATCTCTAACGCTATCGGTAGATTGTCTTCTGAAGACATCGAAAAGATGGTTTCTCAAGCcgaagaattcaaagctTCTGACGAAGCCTTTGCCAAGAGACACGAGGCTAAGCAAAGATTGGAATCTTACGTCTCTTCTATCGAACAAACCGTTTCCGATCCAGTTTTGTCTGCTAAGATGAAGAGGGGTGCTAAGACTAAGGTTGAGGCCGCTTTGGCAGAAGCTTTCTCCGCTTTGCAGATCGAAGACTCTACCACTGAAGACTACAGAAAGGCTGAAATTGGTTTGAAGAGAGTTGTTACCAAGGCTATGTCCACCCGTTGAAAAGGGAATTTTACCTATATGTATAGCTCATTTTTTCTCTGTATCCTAGTACATATTTTCGAATATATGATGTGCAAAAATTAGATCATTCATCCTTTAACAAAATTCTTAAAAGAAGGAAGATTGTGAGCTTGTAGTTGAAGTCTAATAATTATTACTGTTAAAGTTGAATCACCAAGCGTCATAATATTATAGTTCAACCTTCATGGTGTAGAATTCGACTGCACATTTCTGTTCGTGCTCTTGATAAATATGTCGCGCAATACGATGGCTTAGATTTTTTATAGTCAAAAAGACGTCAAGATTAGCATCATCATTAGAATGCAACAGTTAGGAGAGTATTAGTAACTAATAATATTGCATATTGACAGCTACTTAACGGTTAtggtttttaaaaacaatggTTATAGATTATTTATATCTCACAGGGATGTATTTATACGAAATATCgcaacaacatcaacagtcaaatataatcaattaaaaacagCCAAGAGCATTATAAAATTAGTTAACAATAGCAGCTTATCGAAGAAAGAACAAACCATAGAACCTGGTATACAGGTATTAAATAAGGAAATTAGTCCAGATATGCCAGAAtggaaaaaacaaaaacttgCATTGAATAAGAAATTCAAAGGTGAACAGTGGAATCCAACCAAAAAACTGTCTCGCGATGAGATTGAATCAGTAAGAATGTTGAAGAGACAGTATCCCAACATGACGACCAAACAGTTGGGTTCTTATTTTAAAGTGTCTCCAGAAAGCGTCAGGAGGattttaaaatcaaaatgGCAGCCTACAGAAGACGAGATGTTGAACGTTCAGGAACGGTggaaaagaagaggaaaaagaaTAGAGTCCATGTTTGAACCTACTACTGGGAAAGACTCAGTTCAACCAACTCGTAGGATAGTAGTTAATTCTGAAACTAGTGGGGGTACCTTTAGGGTGAAATATGTTCAGAAACCTAAAGTCATATCTACATCTTTGCCGAAACCTAATAAGTTGCATTTACTTCTTAATCACAAATAATAGAGAATAGATAGGGTGCAACACTTTAAtgatcaaataataatgcattcttttattttatagAAAAACATCTATAGAGAAATATAACGTAATGGCAAAATGTATATTCTAGGCAGGTACAACACCTCTAATGAACCATCCTTTCAGCTCATGAATATTTTCGCTGATTTCTTCATATTTCTTGTTCCAATGTTCTACATCAAGGTTGTTTGACAGTCCATCAATAAGTAACTTGGTTTCGAGTGCAAAGCTGTCTACGTTATCCAAAGACTCTGCATTTTCATAATTAAAGGCAATGAGCTTGGAAGCCATTTGGTCTAACCTCGAGGTAATTTGAGACCAATTTGTGCTAGAAGGTTCCTCGTAACATTCGTTATATATGCTTCgttcaaattcatcatctgatGTTTGGCTACAGCGATCAACATACTTAATATTCTTATCCCCAATGGTCGTCGTTCTCTCATTAAACCCAATCACAGCCATTGGAACGGTTTTCAACTTTTGCGATAGTCTATTGACCAGCTTTCTCAACTTTAGTAACGTTCCATAGGACAGTTCTAACCTTTGCTTGTGTGATTTTTGCAGTAAAGGCCTTACAATTAATGAGCTTATCAGGTAGAGAAAGCTTACCAGGAAACCAGTGTTGTGAAATAATGATGTAAGTTGATCAACTGTAGTTGGTGGCTTTCGTAAAACGATTTTTGATTGCTGAGGCCATGGTATTTGATTCATGACGTAGTCTAGATATTATATACCACCTAGTGTACGCTTTCTGTCCAATGAAGGTCGAGCCTTTCCCTTTCTGTAACAATTTGAAATAGACTTAAGGATTTTCGCTGTTTCGGCATGAGGCCAACTTTTAAAACGACGCTAACCTATagattatatataatcatTGGGAATCTACAATTGTGACTCCAAATTCTATACAGATGGGTATGAACACGACCAGAGAATTAGATAAGTCGCCACCAATATAAATGATCTTTTATAAACCAAGGTTGTCTTAATGACTCAAAACTTCATCCTCTTATAGGGATGACTAGCGTTATCTCCATCTACGGCGTCAGATGGGGACTGAGCAGAATCATCGATGGTGAGAGGTGATAATGCATCTCCAGAAGCTCTCTTCGTAGCAGATTTTCGCTCCTGTTGTTTGTTCGTAACAGGATTATAAGCCATCGTAGATATGAATGATACCGAGGATGGAGTTTGGGGCTGGGGGTTTACCATAGCCTGTGCCATATTATTCATTACACCATTAGTATTAGGGTTGCTTATAGGAGATTTGTTTGACTCAGGAACTGAGCTACGCCCATCTTCAGAAGCCGCAATAAAAGAACTCAAGCTCTCCAGAGGACTTTGAATGTTGTTAAGTTTTTGGTaaacttttaaatttttcaagtaaGACATAACATCGTTCACTTGCAGGACTCTCATTAGGGATTCATGGATGCCAAAGCTGGAGATATTGTGGAAAACCTTGAACTGCGATCTTAGCTGGGTGATAGCGTTGAAGTTCGGCGGAACTTGTTGAACGTCGGCCTTATTTACAGAATaatctttgttttcatcaacTCCGAGATTTGGTGTTGCGTTTGGGTCTGATAAGGCTTGGAAAATTTCATAACTAACTTTATGATCGCTAATAACACGTTCTAATGAATTCCACTCAATTCCAGGAACGAAACTATAAGTGCAAATATCACACCACTCAATCTTTAGAGTGGCATCGAAGATGCCCTTGATTTGGCTGAAATTAGTCATGTAGCTGCCATCTGGATAGAAATACGTTACTGTACACCGAGGATACTCAAAAAATATGGTTCCGTTGCTCAACACCTGAACTCTTAACTGCTGAGGCACCACTTCAATTCTTACGACACCTGTCGAACCCAGAAATTTCAGTAGAGACGGTATTATGGGCATTacaaattcaaataatcGTGTGTCATCACCGTTCTTCCTCGCATAACGAAGAATTCCATTGGGAGtaaaaatatcattggCGAATTTGTCCCAATACTCGTAGTCATCAATCCTACCCATAGATAGGTTAATCTGGTTAACGACCTCATGAGCCCGTAGTATTGCCATATTAGACAAGTACTTCCTTACCTGATATGAAGATAGCATATGCGACATTGGGAACCTCCGTGAA
It contains:
- the RRG9 gene encoding mitochondrial ribosome assembly protein RRG9 (similar to Ashbya gossypii ABL175C), giving the protein MVFKNNGYRLFISHRDVFIRNIATTSTVKYNQLKTAKSIIKLVNNSSLSKKEQTIEPGIQVLNKEISPDMPEWKKQKLALNKKFKGEQWNPTKKLSRDEIESVRMLKRQYPNMTTKQLGSYFKVSPESVRRILKSKWQPTEDEMLNVQERWKRRGKRIESMFEPTTGKDSVQPTRRIVVNSETSGGTFRVKYVQKPKVISTSLPKPNKLHLLLNHK
- the PEX17 gene encoding Pex17p (similar to Ashbya gossypii ABL176W), which translates into the protein MNQIPWPQQSKIVLRKPPTTVDQLTSLFHNTGFLVSFLYLISSLIVRPLLQKSHKQRLELSYGTLLKLRKLVNRLSQKLKTVPMAVIGFNERTTTIGDKNIKYVDRCSQTSDDEFERSIYNECYEEPSSTNWSQITSRLDQMASKLIAFNYENAESLDNVDSFALETKLLIDGLSNNLDVEHWNKKYEEISENIHELKGWFIRGVVPA
- the MFG1 gene encoding Mfg1p (similar to Ashbya gossypii ABL177W); the protein is MNKYKNMNIPQQQHWAQQQHQTQQVRGAPAFQNQSNTIQNKYQMLPSGNNSQTPANSQMNLMSGQHRYMIPPPFGNMQFATQQRQSPQQVQQQQQTNFHMQPQLDQPQLQPQPQQGGPSLSQSQQFTYPNLSRRFPMSHMLSSYQVRKYLSNMAILRAHEVVNQINLSMGRIDDYEYWDKFANDIFTPNGILRYARKNGDDTRLFEFVMPIIPSLLKFLGSTGVVRIEVVPQQLRVQVLSNGTIFFEYPRCTVTYFYPDGSYMTNFSQIKGIFDATLKIEWCDICTYSFVPGIEWNSLERVISDHKVSYEIFQALSDPNATPNLGVDENKDYSVNKADVQQVPPNFNAITQLRSQFKVFHNISSFGIHESLMRVLQVNDVMSYLKNLKVYQKLNNIQSPLESLSSFIAASEDGRSSVPESNKSPISNPNTNGVMNNMAQAMVNPQPQTPSSVSFISTMAYNPVTNKQQERKSATKRASGDALSPLTIDDSAQSPSDAVDGDNASHPYKRMKF